Within the Senegalia massiliensis genome, the region GGTTTCTGCTATAATGATTATCAATATGACACTATGGTAGAAGATATAGAAGAAATGATGAAATATAATATATCAGGAGTAGCATTTGGCTGCCTAACAAAAAATAAAGAAATAGATATAGAAAAAAACAAAAAAATAATAGAAATATTAAAGAAGAATGATAAAGAAGTAGTATTTCATAGAGCATTTGATTGTGTAGTTGATCCATATAAATCAATAGAAATATTAATAGATTTAGGAGTAGATAGAATACTTACATCTGGACTTGCATCTAAAGCAGTAGAAGGAGTAGAACTATTAAAAGAATTGCAAGAAAAATATGGACAAAAAATAGAAATACTTGCAGGTAGTGGAGTAAATGAATCAAATGCAAAGTATATAATGGACCAAACAGGAATAAATCAATATCATAGCTCTTGCAAAACATGGGAGATAGATCCTACAACTATAGGTCATGATGTATCATATGCATATGCCAATAGTCCTCATGAAAATGAATATAATGT harbors:
- a CDS encoding copper homeostasis protein CutC: MKRKIEVCCDSLEDVIISERAGADRVELNNSMHLGGLTPSIGTIKLVSERCVIPTIVMARPRGAGFCYNDYQYDTMVEDIEEMMKYNISGVAFGCLTKNKEIDIEKNKKIIEILKKNDKEVVFHRAFDCVVDPYKSIEILIDLGVDRILTSGLASKAVEGVELLKELQEKYGQKIEILAGSGVNESNAKYIMDQTGINQYHSSCKTWEIDPTTIGHDVSYAYANSPHENEYNVVRYERVKELVDIVKE